Part of the Ornithinimicrobium flavum genome, CCGAGACCGTCGACACCGCGACCGTGCCGCAGCGGGTGGAACGCATCCGCACCGAGGGTCGCCTGCTGCTCGGCGGGGTGCGGTCGATCGTCTTCGGGGCGGACGACCTGGTGCTGCACCTGCGCAAGTCGCTCCCGGCCCACCCGAACGGGATGACGTTCGAGGCAGTGGACGCAGCGGGTCAGCGGCTGCGGCTGCGCACCTACTACAGCGTCGGCGGTGGCTTCGTCGTGGACCCGGACGAGGCCGCGGCCGACGAGCTTACGCCCGACCACACCGCCCTGCCGCTGCACTTCACGACCGGTGCCGAGCTGCTCGAGCTGTGCCGCTGGGAGGGGCTGTCGATCTCCGAGGTGGTCATCCGCAACGAGGCGTCGTTTCGCCCCTGGGAGGAGACGCGCGCCGGGCTGCTGCGGGTGTGGGAAGCGATGCAGGAGTGCGTGCGCAACGGGATGGAGCGCGACGGTGTGCTGCCCGGTGGCCTGAGGGTGCCGCGTCGTGCCCCCGGGCTGCGCCGCCGGCTGCAGCAGGCCCGAGCGGGTGCGGACCCGCTGCACCCGATCGACTGGGTCAACCTGTGGGCCCTCGCCGTCAACGAGGAGAACGCCTCCGGCGGGCGGGTCGTCACCGCCCCGACCAACGGCGCGGCCGGGATCATCCCCGCGGTGCTGCACCACTACGTGACGCACGTCCCCGGGGCCGACGAGGAGGGCGTGCTGCGCTTCCTGCTCGCCGCCGGGGCGGTCGGCATCATCATCAAGGAGAACGCCTCGATCTCCGGCGCGGAGGTCGGCTGCCAGGGCGAGGTGGGATCGGCCTGCGCGATGGCCGCCGCCGGGCTCGCCGAGGCCATGGGACTGACCCCCGAGCAGGTGGAGAACGCCGCGGAGATCGGGCTGGAGCACAACCTGGGCCTCACCTGCGACCCGGTCGGCGGTCTGGTGCAGATCCCCTGCATCGAGCGCAACGCCGTCGCCGCGGCCAAGGCGGTCACGGCGGCCCGGCTGGCCGGCCATGGCGACGGCATCCACGCGGTGCCGCTCGACACGGTCATCGAGACGATGCGCCAGACGGGCGCCGACATGAAGAAGAAGTACAAGGAGACCTCGCGCGGCGGACTGGCGGTCAACGTCATCGAGTGCTGAGACGGGCGGGTCCCCACCGGCACCGACCGTGCATCGCGCACCGGGCTCCTCAGGGCTCGGTCGGCGGAGCGCTGTCCTCGTCCTCCCAGACCTGGGTGAGCACCTCGCTGCCCAGGGCCGTGGCGAAGGAACGGATCTCCGCCTCCGAGCGGTCCTGCCAGACGTTGGCGACACCGGGGCGGCGCACGAGGCGAGCGCCCGGGGGTGGGGGCTCGAGGAAGCCGTCGCGGAGCAGGACGACGCGGGATCCCTTGCGCAGACCGGCGTAGGCGCTGATTGTGATGCGGGACAGGTCGGGGTCCGGCACGAGGCGGAGGGTGAGGACGCCGCGCTCGACCCAGTCCGAGAACTCGTCCATGCCCGCAGCGCCCAGCACGAGCGCGCAGCCTCGGGTGCGCGGCCACTCCATCGGGTCGAACCCGCCGGTGCCGTCGAGGGGGCCGGCCCGGTGGCCGAGGGTGGTCGGCCAGTCGGCCCCCGGGTCGGGGAAGTCGTCCACCACGAGCAGACTGGGCATCCGCACTCCCAGCGCAGCGTCGAGCTGCTCCGGGGCGTCCGGGCCCCCGAGGACCCGCAGGTCGAGCACCCGCAGCCGCGCGTCCACCCAGGCGTCGTGCGTGTCGGTCTCCAGCAGCGCGCCGGGAGGCAGCCCCAGTCCTCCGGCGCCCACCGCCAGCCACAGCTCGTCGCGGGTGCGCCTGCGGGACGCGAGCACGGTGGGATACCCCTCACCCGCCGCCCACGCCGCCAGCCGGGCCAGCACCTGCAGGCGCACCTCCGACGGGCCCCGGATCATGGTGGCGCGAGCCATCGGGACCCCGTCGGTGAGCGCGTCGAGCACGGGCCAGCCCGTCCCGATCCGGGGCTCCCGGCGCAGGGTGCGGGAGCGCAGCTCGCCGATGCTCGGTCGGGGCTCCACCTCCGGCTCCACGGGCTCCCCTGCACCGCAGCCACCCCCACCACCGCTTCCGCCGCCGCCACGACCGCCGCCAACCCCACGACCACTGCCATCGCCCTTGCCCACCATCCTCCGCAGTCTGGCACCCGTCACCCACAGACCTCCCGAGGCCATCAGCTGCACCGGCTCGCCGTGACCGAACGGTGGCTCCCCGGCCCGGGCTGAGGGACGCCGGCTCCCGACCGGCCTACAGTGCGGGGTATGCCGTCCCCGAGACCTCAAGGCACCGCCCTGGGCTGGGGTATCGCCGTCGGGCTCGGGGTGCTGGCGGCGACCGCTACGCTGCTGGCCAACCTGCTCCTCGTGCGGGAGTTCGCCGACGCGCCACGCCCGGACGACCTCCTCTTCGAGCTCCTGCCCTACGTGTCGCCGGCCCGGTGGCTGACCGTGGTGGCGCTGGTCGGCGGCTTCGGGGTCTTCCTCGTGGACCTGGTCCGCCACGACGGCCTGCGGAGCAGCAGGCTGCCCGCCGCCGGTGCGGTCTTCGCCCTCATGTACCTGGCGCGGGCCGTGCTCACCGTGCTGACGCCGCTGGCGCCGGCGCACGGGGACGGGGCCTTCGTCATGGAACCGCAGCAGTACGGCATGT contains:
- a CDS encoding L-serine ammonia-lyase gives rise to the protein MALSVLDLFSIGIGPSSSHTVGPMRAAGRFVAGLVREGMLDRTDRVLVNLYGSLGATGRGHHSDQAVLLGLEGEDPETVDTATVPQRVERIRTEGRLLLGGVRSIVFGADDLVLHLRKSLPAHPNGMTFEAVDAAGQRLRLRTYYSVGGGFVVDPDEAAADELTPDHTALPLHFTTGAELLELCRWEGLSISEVVIRNEASFRPWEETRAGLLRVWEAMQECVRNGMERDGVLPGGLRVPRRAPGLRRRLQQARAGADPLHPIDWVNLWALAVNEENASGGRVVTAPTNGAAGIIPAVLHHYVTHVPGADEEGVLRFLLAAGAVGIIIKENASISGAEVGCQGEVGSACAMAAAGLAEAMGLTPEQVENAAEIGLEHNLGLTCDPVGGLVQIPCIERNAVAAAKAVTAARLAGHGDGIHAVPLDTVIETMRQTGADMKKKYKETSRGGLAVNVIEC
- a CDS encoding phosphatase PAP2 family protein, with amino-acid sequence MPSPRPQGTALGWGIAVGLGVLAATATLLANLLLVREFADAPRPDDLLFELLPYVSPARWLTVVALVGGFGVFLVDLVRHDGLRSSRLPAAGAVFALMYLARAVLTVLTPLAPAHGDGAFVMEPQQYGMFPSGHVGAMTLLLLLSPPERPWVRRAQAVLLVLMVLGLLLARGHYSIDIVGGMLLSYVTVSAWRSWTVLRPLSRRTGS